The sequence GCGCAATTCTTATTCTGTAAATAATCTTTATGCAACTttttgtcaggtcggtctggagatgctatgtgccaagtttcgtgcagatccattgcacggtctcggaggagttcgaaaaagttggttttcgataaatcgcgatttttcacgcataaaagtctaggcggaaatgggcgtggcccacatcacgagattcattaggatccagggaacccgtggatgtaaggtttttaaatttccaatgtacggtttgggagttatagggctaaacgtgtttttctctgctatagcgccacctagtggtagaagtgggtcaATGTTTTTGgttgaggtctttgcggactttcggaccagtcctgaaaatggcgcgtcgccaccatgtacggtttaggctgcagcaccagttTTATGGggagaagaataatggaggaaaagaagaagaagaagaagaagaagaaaccctacgaaaacaatagggttccacagccctgctgtgtaaAACCGCGTATCGAATTGCAAAtactgcggtgcacgcatcctcgggcttggacccctaataaaaCCAactgatgatataataaaagatGCATAAATAGAACAAAAGTCTCTCTGTTTTTGTAGGTATATGTTAGTAAAGAGGAAATCCCTGTGCGGGGAGGAGACTGTTTGCTGTGCTACTACAGTAGTAATCTGCGGTGCATTATTGGAATCAGTGAACCATTCAAGGTAAGTATTAAGCACGTAATGTACTGTGTACCAAGAGTACTCCACAAATAGCCATGCATTTTCTCATCCATCCTATTTGACAACTTAAAACTGATTTAATTGGTCAGAATAAATGTTCCTGGGCATGTAAGTAAGCACCAGTCTGACCTGCTGCTCTCTCTCGTAGGTCCATGAGTCCAAGGTAGCCACTGAGGAGGGCTTGTTGCCTGAGAAGATCAATGGACTTGACAAAACCATAGCGAGCGAAAACTTTTTGAACTGATCTATCAGTGCGGGATGATGTAGAAATGGACCTGGATTGTTGTTGGATCGTTTCCTAACTTGTCACAAAAGGTGCCGATTAGGAATTGTTTCCTGTTAATGCTGTTACACATGCCCACTGACTTCTCTAACACTGCCGGTGTGGCCATTAGTTACTTAAATTTATCTTTTCTCCCACTGGTCTCTGGGGTCACATTTTTTATATGTTGACCAGAATGGAAGGTCTGACTGAAATCAAGCAAAGCAGAAGCTATGAGCAATCCTTCATCAACTGACTTAAAACCTGAGAATGTTAGCGTAGAACAAAGAAATGCCGGCTTTGTGTCCCGGCTTAAAGCTTAATAAAATGACTAAGTTACTATACTGTGTACAAGATTGCTGTATAAGATATGATGAAGTTATTTGATTGGATGTTATGCGTTTGGTTAATGAGGAATTTGGTTGCTAGGTTAGACATATTGATAAAACAGAAGGTGAAGTATGTTCTGTACAGGCCTGCTGCTTTGTGTGATCAATCCTGTGCGTCAGTTGATGAaaggaagcgctcctttcaaaGCTGTGTTTTAGAAAATCCAAATATTTGTCTCCATGTTTTAATGCTGGATTTCATGCTCTTAAGCTGGAACACTGAATATTTGAGTCTGGCTAGTTTGGAAGGGTGAAAACACCCTAGCCAAAATTCACCGGACTGCTACGGTTATAACAAGAAAAAGGGAATTGCAAAACTAACAAAGCTCATTGgccatttttagtttttacattaatttgttgtcattttgcaGCGAAATGATTTACGCTCAAATTTcattttccttcctttcttttctctgtacaaatgaaatgtacgagagtctggtgtgtgtgtgtgtgtgtgtcagactaCTTGTGGCTCATTTTCAACTTGCAGTCCCATTAGCCCACCTGCACTTTGCAGTTGTTGAAACAATATTCATTCCCTTTCAATTCAAAACTGATATCACAGCAAAATGGAGAAAGATATTTTGCACTGTTTATTGTTAATGTATAAGTATTTATAGGTTGTCTTGCTATAAGTGTGTAAATAAAGAATATAATTAGTTTTTTCCCTTCAAAAACAATATGGTTTCAGCAAGTGCCTTTGAAATGATTGTGGCTTTATATTTAGCATACTGTACTATGCTGCTCAGTGTTATTCATCAGGTTATTTATCATAACACTCGCGTGGTTTTCATTGCCTCTTGCTGATCCTCTTGATTATAAATAATGCTGTTATAAACTTTCaccaacacaaaaatgtaatgttactgGCTTGCTGGAATTAATTATATTAGCTAATTTATGTTGGTCTGGTTTTTTACTAAAAAGTGACCTATTTTCTGAAATagtaatgaaatgtaatgtactgtaacAAATTCCTAGCTttgcaaatgaaaataaataacttaCTTAATTCTTTGTTATTACTATTCTATTCTCGTTCATACAATTTAATTGCATTCATTGTATCATTGTCATTAGGTGTATAATTCTAAAGTTTAGTGCCATCAAACAGTGAAACGTGATTGACGGCAATTCCAGGAAAACGGACCGTATCCACCCATAAGGTTATTTGTTGCCATAGTCACCATTTGTTAAATTACATTTGACCTCAAGCGAGAGAACACATCAAAACAAGGTAtggtacttttgttttttgcagtaATTTGTTTTGGGGTGAGGTTATAGCCATGGAAATAGAACTGGAATTTTGTTATATGTTGCATCCTCTGCATGTGCATTTCTACATTTCCTCACTGTAGCCAACAAAATATGTATAGCAAATATGAATGTCTACAACGTTCAGGGATTACTCCCAATATTGCAGTTTTGGGATTATTTTGTAACGAAACATAAACAGTCTAATTCCATGACCCACATACCTTTAAATATCTGTTATTACCCCATTGGTGTTCTTTCCATGTACTTGCAAGTGTAATGGTATGGACTTCTCAGAACATGGCTTATTTTTCACAAGCAGTTTTGTGTCATAGTTATAGTGTGATATTATTTTCTATAAGGTTAAAATAGAGGTTGACCCTGCTGACCTTAGTTTGTATTTAGCAAAAGGAACATCACAAAGTTATCAAGCATGCCAAGTTTACTTAGATACAGAGTATTATATTCGGAAACCACTTCCTCTTTATGCACACTAAGAAAGTAAAGGtcaataaaactaaaaacaaaatgtaaacattaagaAATGATATGAACAACCGAAAGTACATTTTAACAGCCCAAGTACTTGTCTTTTATCCTTAATGAAACATTGATCAAAGCTGTGAAGCAGCTCATCCATTCCGAGGAGCTCCCTCTTTATTTCAAGTAAATGTGGATTTGGCACTTCAcctaaaaacacagaagaagaaggtgaAACCGCTTGTAATAGgaacttttttaaacaatgtaaatacaaaatgtGTGAGGCGGGAATGTTACCGCATGCCAACGTAGTGTGATGAGGGGCAAGGCCAGATGACAGTGGGGGCAGGTGCTAATCTGGTCTGGGTCACCTCCATCACCCTGGGGACCTTTGCTGGGTCTGTTTGACGGAAAGGTTGACTTATGGGTCCTGCTTAGCCAAGGAGTGGCCCCCTGGCTGAAGAAATCATCCTCACTCTCTGCCTCTTCATCGTCCAACCTGGTTGCTAGAACACACTCCAGCTGGTTTGTTGGGGACAAAGATATTACTTCAATGACTGCTTGTTGAAAAATGCTGTACAGTGGATTTGGGCTTGAAGCGAGACTATGGGAGAAGTATGGAAGCCCTTATTGTTTTATCAACTGTGTTAATGACTTAtgaacatgtgaaaaaaaaaaagccaggaTAAAGTTACTTTTCATCTTGATAACATTGCAAGATGTTTTTAATGCTCTCCATAAAGTATGGTTAGCGTCAGGAATTGTTCCCATATTATTTGAAATGCTTGAAAAGATGTATACCTCATGTTCCTCTATATCCTCAGCTGGAAATGATGCCATGCAGCTCTTACAAGTCACTGATATATTagctttaaaaaatagaaaacagacATGGTCatagttaaagaaaaaaacaattttgtaaGTTAATTGGTGTTTGTGCTGAAGCCTCAAACGTCCCCTTACTCTTGTTTGGTGGCGGTTTGCTGGTAGTTTGAGGAGGACCTGTGCCATTGTTAGTAACTGAGCAGGTCAAGCCGTGCTTGGGCTGGTCCCTCAGGGTGACATAGCGGCCGCAGTCCCTGCAGAGCTCAGTGCGACTACCACAGACCAGACAATGTTCAGCCAGCTCCTTCCACGGCAGCTCCAACTCGCAGAACTGACAGCTCTGCAGACGCTCCACACACTCATCAGACTGGGAGACGGAGCAGAGAGGAGTCACACTGATAAATAGGAGTTACTACAGATCTGATGTCAGACAGTGTTACTCTTTTTGGAGGCTCTCCTTTGCTTGAATAagtgttggttttgttttgattgttgtTTGTAGTTTAATTAGTAGCCTACAAATTTATTGTTCAATTATTCCCCTTTATGTCCAACATAGGCTGATCAGCCAGTGTAATTGTTCCCTTTCTTTCATGTTTGTTAGGCCAGGGCAGTTGTATGTTAATTTGCTCTGTTAAGTACTTTAGTTAcattggcctcttttatgggcCATGAACGTATGCGTATGAACGTTCATATGCGTTCATATGCTTATACGTATGAACGTATTGCTTTTGTTGTTTAGTAATTCTTGCtatttttgggtaattacaactTTTAGGAACTTACTTGTGACTTTATGTGCCTTACTGCTTTGTTTCTCACAGTTGAAAGTGGAAATGAAATGATGAACTTCCTCCAGAATAATTATCAATCCTTAAAACCCCTCATAAGAGaccaattttaaaaaagtatgttTAAAACCGAAGCAACAGTGACCTTCCACATATCCTAACTTTTAGTCCCTAGTGTGTCTCACTGGATCCTACAGTTCCAATAATACAATAAGATCATTAGAGATGTTTCCTATACTGTACAATACTATACTAGCTCATGTCCAGCCAAATAGCAGCAACAATACCAATGGACTTACCTCATGATCCGATAGGTGACAACGTTCCATCTTCTGGTTACACTTGGAGCATCTCACCTGCAAACAAACAGTGTTGTTAATGTAACAGAACAtgcaccagtgtgtgtgtgtgtgtgtgtgtgtgtgtgtgtgtgtgtgtgtgtgtgtgtgtgtgtgtgtgtgtgtgtgtgtgtacctgtgtgtgctGTTCCTCTCTGTGTTGGGTCAGTTGCTCTCTGGGAACTGGTT comes from Etheostoma spectabile isolate EspeVRDwgs_2016 chromosome 3, UIUC_Espe_1.0, whole genome shotgun sequence and encodes:
- the xaf1 gene encoding XIAP-associated factor 1; the encoded protein is MDNKEETRTCGQCHKEVAKANFALHETHCSRFLCLCPDCDEPVPREQLTQHREEQHTQVRCSKCNQKMERCHLSDHESDECVERLQSCQFCELELPWKELAEHCLVCGSRTELCRDCGRYVTLRDQPKHGLTCSVTNNGTGPPQTTSKPPPNKTNISVTCKSCMASFPAEDIEEHELECVLATRLDDEEAESEDDFFSQGATPWLSRTHKSTFPSNRPSKGPQGDGGDPDQISTCPHCHLALPLITLRWHAVKCQIHIYLK